The genome window TCAAATGAAGTGTCGCTTGTTGCTACGTCTTTTGGAATATATCCTGCTTCATAGAATTTGTGAAGAGTCTTCAAGTGTTCTTTGAAACGAGGTACTTCGTAACGGTTTACGATCTTAGTAGTATCTCCTTCAAGGTCGATAACGAATGGAAGTCCATTTGGCACTGGGTAGTCAAAGTTATCAGATGGGATAAAGTTCTTCGTAACCGCAAATGGTACTACGTCTGGAGCTTTTTCTTTGATTTGTTTCAAGACTGGTTCAAGTGTTTCGTATGAAGTGACACCTGAAATGTCAATGCCATATTTGGCAAGAAGAGCGCCGTTAAAGGCAAAGTTTTGAGATGATGCAACGTTGGCTGCAACTGGAACAGCGTAAATCTTACCGTTTACAGTGTTCCCTTTGATGTAAGCTGGGTCAAGTGCTTTGTAAAGCTCTGCTCCTTCTTTCTTGTACAATTCTGTCAAGTCCGCATAAGCACCTTTTTGAGCATTTACGACATAGTTATCTGCAAAAGCGATATCGTAGTTTTCACCTGATGATGTGATAACTGACATTTTCTTACCGTAGTCACCCCATCCAAGGTATTGGATATCCAATTTAGCACCAACTTTTTCTTCGATGATTTTGTTAGCATTTTCTAGCAATTCATCCAAGTTGTCTGGTTTGTCACCGATTTGGTACATTTTAAGAACAGGTTTGTCACCTGAAGCTGAGTCAGCAGCTTTTTTGTTGTTACCTGAAAGGTTTCCACAAGCGGCAAGGCTTGCAGCCAAAGCGACTACGCTAGCAGATGCAAAAGCATATTTTTTCCAGTTTTTCATGATAAAAACTCCTTTTTTTATTTTTAAACTTATAAACGATTTAATGATTTGTAACTTCAGTCACTAAGATGAAGTTGGGAAGGGAGAAACGGTGTTTCTCAGCAAGTGCTACTCTTTCACACCACCGATGGTCAAACCTTTTACAAAGTAGCGTTGGAAGAATGGATACAGAATCGCGATTGGAAGGGTTGCAACCACAACCATGGCCATACGACCTGTTTCTTTTGGAAGAGCGACTCCCAGTTGGCCAGATAGGCCGACTGCTTTTGCAATGTAGTCCATATTTTGCTGGATTTGCATGAGCAAATATTGCAATGGATACAAGTTGTCACTCTTGATGTAAAGAAGGGCGTTGAACCAGTCGTTCCAGAAACCAAGAGCTGTCAAAAGCGTGATAGTTGCGATACCTGGAAGTGACAATGGTAAACAGATCTGGAAGAAGATCCGTGCTTCACTGGCACCATCGATACGAGCAGATTCTAGAATGGCTTCTGGAATGGTCTTCTTGAAGAAGGAACGCATCAAGATGATGTTGAATGGTGAGAGAAGCATTGGAACAATCAAGGCCCAAACCGTATCACCAAGTTGAAGCAAACGAGTCACCACGATATAGCCTGGTACCAAACCAGCATTGAACAACATACTGAGAAGGGCAAAGATTGTGAAGAATCTGCGGTACTTAAAGGTTGTCCGTGAGATGGCGTAGGCATAAGTGGTTGTAATGAAGACGTTGGTCACTGTTCCGACTACGGTTACAAAAACTGAGATAAAGAGCGCTTGGAGAATCTTATCTTTAAACTGAGCTAAGAACTGGAATCCATCTACACCAAATTTCGAAGGGAAAAAGCTATATCCATACTGGAGGATGCTCTTTTCGTCTGTCACCGAAATGATGATAACGAAGATAAAGGGCAATATACAAGAAAGAGCGATCAAACCAGAGATGATACTAAAGAAGATATCTGCTTTCTTACTGAAGGAGTGAATGCCGACATTATCGATTTTTTCTTTTTTAATTTTCTTTTCTGCCATATTCTCCTCCTTTCTAGAACAAAGCTGAGTTTGGATCGACTCGTCTTGCAAGCAAGTTTGATAGGATAACCAGAATCAAACCGACAACGGATTGGTAAAGACCGGCTGCTGAAGCCATACCGATATCTGCTGTCTGAGTCAAACCATTAAAGACATATACATCCAAAACGTTGGTTACATTGTAAAGCTGACCAGCATTGTGTGGGATTTGATAGAAGAGACCAAAGTCTGCACGGAAGATATTTCCGACTGCAAGGATGGTCAAGACTGTTACAAGCGGAGTCAACTGAGGAATGGTTACGTTGCGAATACGTTGCCACTTGCTAGCCCCGTCCACTGTTGCTGCTTCGTAGTAGGTTGGGTCAATTCCCATGATCGTCGCATAGTACATGACACTGCTATATCCAAAGCCTTTCCAAATACCAAGGAAAAGGAGAAGGTATGGCCAAATGCCTAAGTCAGCGTAGAAGTTGACTTCCTTCATGCCAATGGATGTTAGGAAATGGTTGAAGACCCCTTTGTCAATGTTTAGGAAAGCATCTGTAAAGAAACTAATGATAACCCATGACAGGAAGTAAGGGAACAACATAGACGTTTGGAAAATCTTAACCATT of Streptococcus oralis contains these proteins:
- a CDS encoding carbohydrate ABC transporter permease gives rise to the protein MAEKKIKKEKIDNVGIHSFSKKADIFFSIISGLIALSCILPFIFVIIISVTDEKSILQYGYSFFPSKFGVDGFQFLAQFKDKILQALFISVFVTVVGTVTNVFITTTYAYAISRTTFKYRRFFTIFALLSMLFNAGLVPGYIVVTRLLQLGDTVWALIVPMLLSPFNIILMRSFFKKTIPEAILESARIDGASEARIFFQICLPLSLPGIATITLLTALGFWNDWFNALLYIKSDNLYPLQYLLMQIQQNMDYIAKAVGLSGQLGVALPKETGRMAMVVVATLPIAILYPFFQRYFVKGLTIGGVKE
- a CDS encoding ABC transporter substrate-binding protein, which translates into the protein MKNWKKYAFASASVVALAASLAACGNLSGNNKKAADSASGDKPVLKMYQIGDKPDNLDELLENANKIIEEKVGAKLDIQYLGWGDYGKKMSVITSSGENYDIAFADNYVVNAQKGAYADLTELYKKEGAELYKALDPAYIKGNTVNGKIYAVPVAANVASSQNFAFNGALLAKYGIDISGVTSYETLEPVLKQIKEKAPDVVPFAVTKNFIPSDNFDYPVPNGLPFVIDLEGDTTKIVNRYEVPRFKEHLKTLHKFYEAGYIPKDVATSDTSFDLQQDTWFVREETVGPADYGNSLLSRVANKDIQIKPITNFIKKNQTTQVANFVISNNSKNKEKSMEVLNLLNTNPELLNGLVYGPEGKNWEKVEGKENRVRVLDGYKGNTHMSGWNTGNNWILYINENVTDQQIEDSKKQLAEAKESPALGFIFNTDSVKSEISAISNTMQQFDTAINTGTVDPDKAIPELMEKLKSEGAYEKVLNEMQKQYDEFLKNKKS
- a CDS encoding ABC transporter permease, translated to MKKFSKTLRDNWIFLLMVLPGALWLILFFYIPVFGNVVAFKDYHMTSNGFIDSIVNSKWVGLDNFRFLFSSKDAFIITRNTVLYNLGFIFIGLIVSVGIAIILSELRSKRMVKIFQTSMLFPYFLSWVIISFFTDAFLNIDKGVFNHFLTSIGMKEVNFYADLGIWPYLLLFLGIWKGFGYSSVMYYATIMGIDPTYYEAATVDGASKWQRIRNVTIPQLTPLVTVLTILAVGNIFRADFGLFYQIPHNAGQLYNVTNVLDVYVFNGLTQTADIGMASAAGLYQSVVGLILVILSNLLARRVDPNSALF